The following coding sequences are from one Streptococcus mitis window:
- a CDS encoding McrC family protein produces MMRITDNQHRIAKEGFVAEYPKLSQALLDRTLDNLSKEDNIFIFPNDLKNSPDLEKDQKIFETVNQKIKTGNVVGFLGCGQERLTIASRFSDESNDHFLHYLLHKVLHINLTSLDVALSLEERLYQLLMYLFPKYLQAAIRKGLYKEYQRFSHNDTHVKGVIDVRNHLKKNLPFTGNIAYTTREFTYDNPLMQLVRHTIEYIKNQKSIGQGVLDNLLASRENVAEIVRVTPSYKLADRVKIIRGNQSKPIRHAYFHEYRKLQELCLMILNREKHGFGYQEQKIHGILFDVAWLWEEYVHTLLPKDFIHPRNKDKTDGISVFSNRERKVYPDFYQEELKIVLDAKYKKLELTEKGINREDLFQLISYSYILKAEKAGLVFPSRDKVVDNEIGKLAGYGALLKKWSIQIPQESSSYSEFCEMMENSEEIFKSNITKEVGRK; encoded by the coding sequence ATGATGCGGATAACTGATAATCAGCATAGAATTGCTAAGGAAGGCTTTGTCGCAGAATATCCCAAACTAAGTCAAGCACTTCTTGATAGAACACTAGATAACCTTTCTAAAGAGGACAATATCTTTATTTTTCCAAATGATTTGAAAAATTCTCCTGACTTAGAGAAGGACCAAAAAATCTTTGAAACAGTTAATCAGAAAATCAAGACTGGAAATGTGGTTGGTTTTCTGGGGTGTGGTCAGGAAAGATTAACAATTGCCTCTCGCTTTTCTGATGAGAGTAATGACCATTTTTTGCATTATCTCTTACACAAGGTTCTTCATATCAATCTCACTAGTTTAGATGTTGCTTTGTCTCTTGAAGAGAGGCTTTATCAACTTTTGATGTATCTCTTCCCTAAGTATCTACAAGCTGCAATTCGAAAAGGTCTTTATAAGGAATACCAGAGATTTTCTCATAATGACACTCATGTTAAGGGAGTGATTGATGTAAGAAACCATCTCAAGAAAAACCTTCCTTTCACGGGAAATATTGCCTACACAACGAGAGAGTTCACCTATGATAATCCCCTCATGCAGTTGGTCCGTCACACTATTGAATACATTAAGAACCAGAAAAGCATTGGTCAAGGGGTTCTTGATAATCTCTTGGCTAGTCGTGAAAATGTAGCAGAAATCGTGCGGGTAACTCCTTCTTATAAACTAGCTGATCGTGTTAAGATTATTCGGGGAAATCAATCTAAACCTATACGTCATGCATACTTTCACGAGTACAGAAAGTTACAAGAACTTTGTCTGATGATATTAAACAGAGAAAAGCACGGTTTTGGATATCAAGAGCAAAAAATTCATGGCATTCTCTTTGATGTTGCTTGGCTTTGGGAAGAATATGTTCATACCTTGTTGCCAAAAGATTTCATACATCCTAGAAATAAGGATAAGACGGACGGTATTTCAGTATTTTCTAATCGTGAAAGAAAAGTATATCCAGATTTTTATCAAGAAGAGCTTAAAATAGTATTAGATGCTAAGTATAAAAAACTGGAATTGACTGAAAAAGGAATCAACCGTGAGGACTTATTCCAGCTGATTTCCTATTCTTATATTTTGAAAGCTGAGAAGGCTGGTCTTGTTTTTCCGAGTAGGGACAAGGTTGTTGATAATGAGATAGGAAAGCTAGCAGGTTATGGAGCTTTGTTGAAGAAATGGTCTATCCAAATTCCTCAGGAGTCTTCATCCTATAGTGAATTTTGTGAAATGATGGAAAACTCCGAAGAAATATTTAAAAGTAATATTACTAAAGAAGTGGGGAGAAAATAA
- a CDS encoding GMP reductase, which translates to MLNEFPIFDYEDIQLIPNKCVIKSRAEADTSVTLGNHTFKLPVVPANMQTILDENVAEQLAKGGYFYIMHRFDEAGRIPFIKRMHEQGLIASISVGVKDYEYDFVSQLKADAPEYITIDIAHGHADSVISMIKHIKKVLPDTFVIAGNVGTPEAVRELENAGADATKVGIGPGKVCITKVKTGFGTGGWQLAALRWCAKAARKPIIADGGIRTHGDIAKSIRFGASMVMIGSLFAGHIESPGKTIEVDGEQFKEYYGSASQYQKGAYKNVEGKRILLPAKGHLQDTLTEMEQDLQSAISYAGGRQVADLKHVDYVIVKNSIWNGDASR; encoded by the coding sequence ATGTTAAATGAATTTCCAATTTTTGATTACGAAGATATTCAATTGATTCCAAATAAATGTGTGATTAAAAGCCGTGCAGAAGCAGATACAAGTGTCACTCTAGGAAATCACACCTTTAAACTACCTGTTGTGCCAGCTAATATGCAGACGATTTTGGATGAAAATGTAGCAGAGCAACTGGCTAAAGGTGGTTACTTCTACATTATGCATCGTTTTGATGAGGCAGGACGCATTCCTTTTATTAAACGCATGCACGAGCAAGGGCTCATTGCTTCTATATCTGTTGGTGTTAAGGACTACGAGTATGATTTCGTTAGCCAGCTCAAGGCTGATGCTCCTGAGTACATCACTATTGATATTGCCCATGGTCATGCGGATAGCGTGATTTCTATGATAAAACACATCAAGAAAGTATTGCCAGATACTTTTGTTATTGCTGGAAATGTGGGAACACCAGAAGCTGTGCGTGAATTGGAAAATGCTGGTGCGGATGCTACTAAGGTTGGTATCGGTCCTGGTAAGGTTTGTATCACCAAGGTCAAGACTGGTTTTGGTACAGGTGGTTGGCAGTTGGCTGCTCTACGCTGGTGTGCTAAGGCTGCGCGTAAACCGATTATCGCTGATGGAGGAATTCGTACTCACGGTGATATTGCCAAGTCTATCCGTTTCGGTGCTAGCATGGTCATGATTGGTTCCCTCTTTGCAGGACATATCGAAAGTCCAGGGAAAACGATTGAAGTCGATGGTGAACAGTTCAAAGAATATTACGGTTCAGCCTCACAATATCAAAAAGGTGCTTACAAAAATGTGGAAGGCAAACGTATCTTGCTTCCTGCAAAAGGCCATCTACAAGACACTTTAACTGAGATGGAACAAGACCTTCAAAGTGCTATTTCATACGCAGGTGGACGTCAAGTTGCTGACCTTAAACACGTTGATTATGTTATCGTGAAAAACTCTATTTGGAATGGGGATGCTTCCCGCTAA
- the rnc gene encoding ribonuclease III: protein MKELQTVLKNHFAIEFADKNLLETAFTHTSYANEHRLLKISHNERLEFLGDAVLQLLISEYLYKKYPKKPEGDLSKLRAMIVREESLAGFARDCQFDQFIKLGKGEEKSGGRNRDTILGDAFEAFLGALLLDKDVAKVKEFIYQVMIPKVEAGEFEMITDYKTHLQELLQVNGDVAIRYQVISETGPAHDKVFDVEVLVEGKSIGQGQGRSKKLAEQEAAKNAVEKGLDSCI, encoded by the coding sequence ATGAAAGAATTACAAACTGTACTAAAGAACCATTTTGCAATCGAATTTGCAGACAAAAATTTACTGGAGACTGCCTTTACTCATACGAGTTATGCCAATGAGCACCGCCTCTTAAAAATTTCACACAATGAACGCTTGGAATTTTTAGGAGACGCTGTTCTACAGTTATTGATTTCAGAATATCTGTATAAAAAATATCCTAAAAAGCCTGAGGGTGACTTGTCTAAACTCCGTGCCATGATTGTCCGCGAGGAAAGTTTGGCTGGTTTTGCGCGTGATTGCCAGTTTGATCAGTTTATCAAGCTGGGTAAGGGGGAAGAAAAATCTGGTGGTCGCAATCGTGATACCATTCTTGGTGATGCCTTTGAGGCCTTTCTTGGTGCCCTCCTTTTGGACAAGGATGTGGCCAAAGTCAAGGAATTTATCTATCAAGTCATGATTCCTAAGGTTGAAGCAGGCGAATTTGAGATGATTACAGACTACAAAACCCATCTCCAAGAGTTGCTTCAGGTCAATGGGGATGTGGCTATCCGTTATCAGGTAATTTCTGAAACGGGTCCTGCCCATGATAAGGTTTTTGATGTAGAAGTTCTTGTTGAAGGTAAGAGCATTGGTCAAGGTCAAGGTCGTTCTAAGAAACTAGCAGAGCAGGAAGCTGCCAAAAATGCCGTTGAGAAAGGGCTGGATTCATGTATTTAA